Below is a window of Geomonas oryzisoli DNA.
AAGGTGCGCGTTGCGATTCTCTCCACCGGCGACGAACTGGTCGAAGTAGGCACCGAGCCCAAAGAGAGCCAGATCGTCAACAGCAATACCCTCGCCCTCGCCACCGCCATCAAGCTCTGCGGCGCCGAACCAGTCATCCTCGGCATCGCCCGCGACGACCGCGACAGCCACCGGGCCCTGCTCTCCGAGGGACTGAAGGCGGACGTGCTGATCACCTCGGCCGGGGTCTCCGCCGGGGACCGTGACCTGGTGCGCGAGGTGCTGGCGGAACTGGGCGTAGTGGAGCAGTTCTGGAAGCCCGGCATCAAGCCCGGCGGCCCCACGGCCTTCGGCATGAAAGGGAACATCCCCGTTTTTTCACTGCCCGGCAACCCGGTTTCCACCATGATCACCTTCGAGGAGTTCGCCCGGCCGGCGATCCTGCGCATGATGGGGCACGAGAAGGTGTTCCGTCGCACCGTCAGGGGCGTCCTCAAGGAAGGGGCGCGCAAGAAGGCGGGTAAGGTCAACTTCCTGCGTGTCCACGTCGCCATCGAGGGAGGGCGCTATATCGCCAGCACCTCGGGAGATCAAAACACCGGGATACTGAAGACCATGCTGCGCTGCAACGCCCTCGCCATCCTCCCCGCCGAGGCGACCGAGTTCGCCGCCGGCGCGGAAGTAGATCTGCACCTGCTCGATCCCACCTTGGAAATGGAGGTTTAACATGTCGTTCAACCACTTTGACGCCAGCGGCAACGCCATCATGGTCGACGTAAGCCAGAAGACCCCGACCATGCGCACCGCCGTAGCCGGCGCCGTGCTGACCCTGAAACCCGAAACCGTGCAGTCCATCGTCTCCGGGAAGATGGCCAAGGGCGACGTCCTCGGCGTGGCCCGCCTGGCCGGCATCGCCGGCGCCAAGAAGACCCCCGACCTGATACCACTCTCCCACCCGCTCGCCATTCACCACGTCGCCATAGAGTTCGAGGTGGACGAGGCGAAGGGAACCATCGGCGTCATGGCCACCGTGCGCGCCTTCGAGCGGACCGGCGTGGAGATGGAGGCCATGACCGCCGCCACCGTAGCCGCACTCACCGTGTACGACATGTGCAAGGGGACCGACAAGGGTATCGTCATCTCGGATGTGAAGCTGCACTACAAGGAAGGCGGCAAGAGCGGCGTCTTCAAGCGCGAGGACTAAGCACGCGTCGATGGGGACTGGCTCCGCAGGTGCCTGTCCCCTTTCG
It encodes the following:
- a CDS encoding molybdopterin molybdotransferase MoeA — protein: MTNYEQARRMVIEKVAPVGVERVLLLEAAGRVLAEDYVAPKDMPRWDNSAMDGFAVRSADCAPGTVLKVTDYIPAGVSSDDAVTPGCAARIMTGAPIPPGADAVVPIEETENTAETVKLLQQVKKHDHIRFQGEDVRSGEAVMPRGTVIGAPQVSLLASFSAVLVPVYRKVRVAILSTGDELVEVGTEPKESQIVNSNTLALATAIKLCGAEPVILGIARDDRDSHRALLSEGLKADVLITSAGVSAGDRDLVREVLAELGVVEQFWKPGIKPGGPTAFGMKGNIPVFSLPGNPVSTMITFEEFARPAILRMMGHEKVFRRTVRGVLKEGARKKAGKVNFLRVHVAIEGGRYIASTSGDQNTGILKTMLRCNALAILPAEATEFAAGAEVDLHLLDPTLEMEV
- the moaC gene encoding cyclic pyranopterin monophosphate synthase MoaC → MSFNHFDASGNAIMVDVSQKTPTMRTAVAGAVLTLKPETVQSIVSGKMAKGDVLGVARLAGIAGAKKTPDLIPLSHPLAIHHVAIEFEVDEAKGTIGVMATVRAFERTGVEMEAMTAATVAALTVYDMCKGTDKGIVISDVKLHYKEGGKSGVFKRED